The following proteins come from a genomic window of Achromobacter sp. AONIH1:
- a CDS encoding isocitrate/isopropylmalate dehydrogenase family protein, translated as MNPTSPSRIPATLIPGDGIGPEVVEATVQVLDALGSPFDWDVQQAGMAGVASAGDPLPAATLASIRERRLALKGPLTTPVGTGFRSSNVRLREEFELFGNVRPVNTIVPGRYENIDLVLIRENLGGFYVAHEFYIPQGNDPHAAAVCTGMNTREGSERIARFAFEYAIRHGRKKITVVHKANILKALTGLFLEACKHVAKEYEGRVEVDDMIVDACAMQLVLNPWRFDMLLCTNLFGDILSDQLAGLVGGLGMAPGSNFGRDAAIFEAVHGSAPDIAGKGVANPISLMLAAAMMLEHVGRAGDAQRLKQAISATINADKVATRDLGGTAGTRQFAEAVCRRL; from the coding sequence ATGAACCCGACTTCTCCGTCCCGTATCCCCGCAACCCTGATACCCGGAGACGGCATCGGCCCGGAAGTCGTCGAAGCCACCGTGCAGGTGCTGGACGCCCTGGGCAGCCCGTTCGACTGGGACGTGCAGCAGGCCGGCATGGCCGGCGTCGCCAGCGCGGGCGATCCACTGCCGGCCGCCACGCTGGCCAGCATCCGCGAGCGCCGGCTGGCGCTGAAGGGGCCGCTGACCACGCCCGTCGGCACGGGCTTCCGCTCATCCAATGTGCGCCTGCGCGAAGAATTCGAGCTGTTCGGCAACGTCCGCCCGGTCAACACCATCGTGCCCGGCCGCTACGAGAATATCGACCTGGTGCTGATCCGGGAAAACCTGGGCGGCTTCTATGTCGCGCACGAGTTCTACATCCCGCAGGGCAACGATCCGCACGCGGCGGCCGTCTGCACCGGCATGAATACGCGCGAAGGCAGCGAGCGCATTGCCCGCTTCGCGTTCGAGTACGCGATCCGGCATGGCCGCAAGAAAATCACCGTGGTCCATAAGGCCAACATTCTCAAGGCGCTCACCGGCCTGTTCCTCGAGGCCTGCAAGCATGTCGCCAAGGAGTACGAGGGCCGGGTCGAGGTGGACGACATGATCGTGGACGCCTGCGCCATGCAGCTCGTGCTCAATCCCTGGCGCTTCGACATGCTGTTGTGCACCAACCTGTTCGGCGACATCCTGTCCGACCAGCTGGCCGGCCTGGTCGGCGGCCTGGGCATGGCGCCGGGCTCGAACTTCGGCAGGGACGCGGCCATCTTCGAGGCGGTGCATGGCTCGGCCCCCGACATCGCGGGCAAGGGCGTGGCCAATCCGATTTCGCTGATGCTGGCCGCCGCCATGATGCTGGAGCATGTGGGCCGTGCCGGCGACGCCCAGCGGCTGAAGCAGGCCATCTCCGCCACCATCAACGCCGACAAGGTGGCCACGCGCGACCTCGGCGGCACGGCCGGCACGCGCCAGTTCGCCGAGGCGGTCTGCCGGCGGCTCTAG
- a CDS encoding HAD family hydrolase translates to MSVTNTGASPVHPRPDAGNGFPQAVLFDLLTALLDSWTVWNAAAGSEPQGRAWRAEYLRRTYGCGAYLPYEQLVAEAAEAVGLPASAPAALEANWGLLPAWDGARELLAALRPHCRLGVVTNCSRALGHRAAALLGVDWDVVVTSEEAGYYKPDPQPYQLALARLDVQPGRAAFVAGSGYDLFGTSRVGLRTYWHNRVGLALPPGAPEPERQSPGLAEALPWLARFGA, encoded by the coding sequence ATGTCTGTTACGAACACCGGCGCCAGCCCCGTCCATCCTCGTCCCGATGCCGGGAACGGTTTTCCCCAGGCGGTGCTGTTCGACCTGCTGACCGCCTTGCTCGATTCCTGGACGGTCTGGAACGCCGCCGCCGGTTCGGAGCCGCAGGGACGCGCGTGGCGCGCGGAGTACCTGCGCCGCACCTATGGTTGCGGCGCCTACCTGCCCTATGAGCAATTGGTGGCCGAGGCCGCCGAGGCGGTCGGCCTGCCCGCTTCCGCGCCTGCCGCGCTGGAGGCGAACTGGGGGCTGCTGCCGGCCTGGGACGGCGCGCGCGAGCTGCTGGCGGCGCTGCGTCCGCATTGCCGGCTGGGCGTGGTCACCAACTGCTCCAGGGCGCTGGGACATCGCGCCGCCGCGCTGCTGGGCGTGGACTGGGACGTGGTCGTGACGTCGGAAGAGGCGGGCTACTACAAGCCGGACCCGCAGCCTTACCAGCTGGCGCTGGCGCGGCTGGACGTGCAGCCCGGGCGCGCAGCCTTCGTCGCGGGCTCCGGCTACGATCTGTTCGGCACCAGCCGCGTGGGCCTGCGGACCTATTGGCACAACCGCGTCGGCCTGGCGCTGCCGCCCGGCGCGCCCGAGCCGGAACGCCAATCGCCGGGCCTGGCCGAGGCGCTGCCGTGGCTGGCGCGCTTTGGCGCCTGA
- a CDS encoding OmpA family protein: MNSRTMFNRIAVVVVSGGLLAGCATQQQNNTAIGAGAGAAVGAGLGALIGNGKGAAIGAGIGAVAGGLVGYNWKVVKDDVQKSGASSLGIDVVEMPDGSLKVNIPSNVSFDTDKTQLKPALLPVLDSVARSLNQHQELRAKVVGHTDSTGAMAHNQALSVNRAKSVTDYLARQGVAAGRLSVEGRGPNDPIGDNATAEGRAANRRVEIYLYAVKQ, translated from the coding sequence ATGAACTCAAGAACAATGTTCAACCGTATCGCTGTGGTCGTTGTTTCGGGAGGGCTGCTGGCGGGCTGCGCCACGCAGCAGCAGAACAATACCGCCATAGGCGCGGGCGCGGGCGCGGCGGTGGGCGCGGGCCTGGGCGCTCTGATCGGCAATGGCAAGGGCGCCGCGATCGGCGCGGGCATCGGCGCCGTGGCGGGCGGCCTGGTCGGCTACAACTGGAAGGTCGTGAAGGACGATGTGCAGAAGTCCGGCGCGTCCTCGCTGGGGATCGACGTGGTCGAAATGCCCGACGGCAGCCTCAAGGTCAATATCCCCAGCAATGTCTCGTTCGATACCGACAAGACCCAGCTCAAGCCGGCGCTGCTGCCCGTGCTGGATTCCGTGGCGCGCTCGCTCAATCAGCATCAGGAGCTGCGCGCCAAGGTCGTCGGCCATACCGACAGCACCGGGGCGATGGCGCATAACCAGGCCCTGTCGGTTAATCGGGCCAAGAGCGTGACGGACTACCTGGCGCGCCAGGGCGTGGCCGCCGGCCGTCTGTCGGTCGAGGGGCGCGGGCCGAACGATCCGATCGGCGACAATGCCACCGCCGAGGGGCGCGCGGCGAACCGGCGGGTGGAGATCTACCTGTACGCCGTCAAGCAATAG
- a CDS encoding 4a-hydroxytetrahydrobiopterin dehydratase: MSMFPPARIGAQIAVAALSGWQAVAERDAIEKRYRFANFNAAFAFMARAAMFAEKLDHHPEWTNVYNRVDVLLTTHDAGGVTELDVRMAQFMDEAAQQLGATAPKAA, from the coding sequence ATGAGCATGTTTCCGCCCGCGCGCATCGGCGCCCAGATCGCGGTGGCCGCGTTGAGCGGCTGGCAGGCCGTTGCCGAGCGCGACGCCATCGAGAAACGCTACCGCTTCGCCAACTTCAATGCCGCCTTCGCCTTCATGGCGCGCGCCGCCATGTTCGCGGAAAAGCTGGACCATCATCCTGAATGGACCAACGTCTACAACCGGGTGGATGTGCTGCTGACCACGCATGACGCGGGCGGTGTCACCGAGCTGGATGTGCGCATGGCGCAGTTCATGGACGAGGCGGCGCAGCAGCTGGGCGCCACGGCGCCGAAGGCGGCGTGA
- a CDS encoding DUF6776 family protein: MFGKSQRAVFKPSVYQPGQRTRRMPRWLVLLLVGIGLGAGGVLFLQTNYGPQRLTVEQSEQLHSELSAANLERQRLQSQLEETTQQRDANKTGHEKLTSDLAEARSKIDALNKELVLFQDAMPPDPRGGNLGIRSATFKRAPGLLDFQVLVMREERQGAPFKGTLTFSIDGSYPNGRVATITPEGPTLNVDRYDYALGQLKLPEGFTPKVVVLRVMDGAQKQQAMRIYYVRN; this comes from the coding sequence ATGTTTGGAAAATCGCAACGGGCCGTATTCAAGCCCTCCGTCTATCAGCCGGGCCAACGCACGCGGCGCATGCCGCGCTGGCTGGTGCTGCTTCTGGTGGGCATCGGGCTGGGCGCCGGCGGCGTGCTTTTCCTGCAGACCAATTACGGCCCGCAGCGCCTGACGGTGGAGCAATCCGAACAGCTGCACAGCGAACTCAGCGCCGCCAACCTGGAACGCCAGCGCCTGCAGTCCCAGCTGGAAGAAACCACCCAGCAGCGCGACGCCAACAAGACCGGCCATGAAAAGCTCACGTCCGACCTGGCCGAGGCCCGCAGCAAGATCGACGCGCTGAACAAGGAACTGGTGCTGTTCCAGGACGCCATGCCGCCCGACCCGCGCGGCGGCAACCTGGGCATCCGCTCGGCCACGTTCAAGCGCGCGCCCGGCCTGCTCGACTTCCAGGTGCTGGTGATGCGCGAAGAGCGCCAGGGCGCGCCGTTCAAGGGCACGCTGACCTTCTCCATCGACGGCAGCTATCCCAATGGCCGCGTCGCCACCATCACGCCGGAAGGCCCGACGCTGAACGTGGACCGCTACGACTACGCGCTCGGCCAGCTCAAGCTGCCCGAGGGCTTCACGCCCAAGGTCGTGGTGCTGCGCGTGATGGACGGCGCGCAGAAGCAGCAGGCCATGCGCATCTATTACGTGCGCAACTGA
- the murU gene encoding N-acetylmuramate alpha-1-phosphate uridylyltransferase MurU, whose translation MRAMILAAGRGERMRPLTDRLPKPLLPAGGQPLIVWHLRRLAAAGIRDIVINHAWLGHEIEQALGDGSNHGVRIRYSPEQTALETAGGIVQALPLLGDAPFLVVNGDVWCDWQPDAAHALAADLKPDSAWLLLVNNPQHHPDGDFVLEPDGRVHDGDGPRLTFSGIGVYHPGLFAGLARGTAARMAPLLRQAMARNAVRGARHTGRWTDVGTPERLAELDAELGGKPC comes from the coding sequence ATGCGGGCCATGATCCTGGCCGCGGGCCGCGGCGAGCGCATGCGCCCGCTGACCGACCGGCTGCCCAAGCCCCTGCTGCCGGCGGGCGGCCAGCCCCTGATCGTCTGGCACCTGCGGCGCCTGGCCGCAGCCGGCATCCGGGACATCGTCATCAACCACGCCTGGCTGGGCCACGAAATCGAACAGGCCCTGGGCGACGGATCGAACCACGGCGTGCGCATACGCTATTCGCCCGAACAGACGGCGCTGGAAACCGCCGGCGGCATCGTCCAGGCGCTGCCTCTGCTGGGCGACGCGCCCTTCCTGGTGGTCAACGGCGACGTCTGGTGCGACTGGCAGCCGGACGCCGCCCACGCCCTGGCCGCCGACCTGAAGCCGGACAGCGCCTGGCTGCTGCTGGTGAACAACCCCCAGCACCACCCAGACGGCGATTTCGTGCTGGAACCGGACGGACGGGTCCATGATGGCGACGGCCCGCGTTTGACCTTCTCCGGCATCGGCGTCTACCATCCTGGCTTGTTCGCGGGCCTGGCCCGAGGCACGGCGGCCCGGATGGCCCCCCTGCTGCGCCAGGCCATGGCGCGCAACGCAGTGCGGGGCGCGCGCCACACGGGCAGGTGGACCGACGTCGGCACGCCGGAACGGCTGGCCGAGCTGGACGCCGAACTCGGCGGCAAGCCCTGCTGA
- a CDS encoding aminoglycoside phosphotransferase family protein, which produces MKTPLDPRLTQIRNWLTGLPASLNLAVDTLRPASADASFRRYFRLDAGDRTLIVMDAPPEHEDCRPFLHVGGLLRGVGLNVPAVLEQDLGQGLLLLSDLGQQNYVERIRAGIGDRELQTLYREALAALVKMQQAPVTGLAPYDTARLAQELTLFPEWYVSRHHGVTLDDKMSSALEKIFALLSASNGGQPTVLVHRDYHSPNLMVCDQPQYGPNPGIIDFQDALAGPITYDLASLVTDARTTWEEPQQLDWAIRYWEMARAAGLPVDADFAEFHRAYEWMGLQRNLRILGVFARLNHRDGKKHYLDHMPRVNGYVRQVAQRYGVFTPLLRLLDSLDGRETKVGYTF; this is translated from the coding sequence TTGAAAACCCCTCTAGACCCCCGCCTGACGCAGATCCGCAACTGGCTGACCGGCCTGCCCGCCTCCCTGAACCTGGCCGTGGACACCCTGCGCCCGGCTTCCGCCGACGCAAGCTTCCGCCGTTATTTCAGGCTGGACGCGGGCGACCGGACGCTGATCGTCATGGATGCCCCGCCCGAGCACGAAGACTGCCGCCCATTCCTGCATGTGGGCGGGCTGCTGCGCGGCGTCGGCCTGAATGTGCCTGCCGTGCTGGAGCAGGACCTCGGCCAGGGGCTGCTGCTGCTGTCCGACCTGGGCCAGCAGAACTACGTCGAGCGCATCCGCGCCGGCATCGGCGACCGCGAGCTGCAGACCCTGTACCGCGAAGCCCTGGCCGCCCTGGTCAAGATGCAGCAGGCGCCGGTCACCGGCCTGGCGCCCTACGATACGGCCCGACTGGCGCAGGAGCTCACGCTCTTCCCGGAATGGTACGTGAGCCGGCATCACGGCGTGACGCTGGACGACAAGATGAGCAGCGCACTGGAGAAGATCTTCGCGCTGCTGTCCGCCAGCAACGGCGGACAGCCCACGGTCCTGGTCCATCGCGACTACCATTCGCCCAATCTCATGGTCTGCGACCAGCCTCAATATGGCCCCAATCCCGGCATCATCGATTTCCAGGATGCGCTGGCGGGCCCCATCACCTATGATCTGGCCTCGCTGGTGACCGACGCCCGCACCACCTGGGAAGAGCCCCAGCAGCTGGACTGGGCGATCCGCTACTGGGAAATGGCGCGCGCCGCCGGCCTGCCGGTGGATGCCGACTTCGCCGAATTCCACCGCGCCTATGAATGGATGGGCCTGCAGCGCAACCTGCGCATCCTGGGCGTGTTCGCACGCCTGAACCACCGCGACGGCAAGAAGCACTACCTGGACCACATGCCCCGCGTGAATGGCTATGTGCGGCAGGTGGCGCAGCGCTACGGCGTGTTCACTCCCCTGCTGCGCCTGCTGGACTCGCTGGACGGCCGCGAAACCAAAGTCGGGTACACGTTCTGA
- a CDS encoding LPS-assembly protein LptD: MRKVRWLILSAVSVAGAAQAQGSQGTAASATPAASAPVLRTSPGLRLHSLPDGNIPAYLEADSIDGDPDSDLTLTGNAQVRRIDGVIKGDRINYRKDSGEVDVEGSARMMRDGTLVTGPRAKFNVDKYTGEIEKPNFWMGATGGFAVAEHADIFSKSQMRLHTVTYSGCNCEKPSWYIKATTVDVDFDENEGVARNGVLYFKDVPILASPYMTFPVKKERKSGFLVPTYGTTSQGGLDISIPYYFNLAPNYDLTLQPRYFSKRGTQLGGEFRYMGWAYNGTLVGTYLPNDQIRDRDRWMFRWTHQQVLGNGFYTDWDYAKVSDNNYFRDISQLGLNQASTTYLPQRGRVGWSSNYWSTYVQVYKYQTLQDPDAPLIPPYDKVPELYLRGARYDWGGFDVDWTSTAVRFRQPLVSSVRYGPDGDRLQSYPTISYPIVRPGWFIVPKAGVNFTQYQTNWYRTDWPGMPGSSNFPRGASRTVPIFSVDAGLVFDRETTLFGKSSIQTLEPRLYYLRVPYRDQSRLPVFDTSLADFSFSQAFEENTYTGGWDRIANADQVTAALTTRWLDANTGFERLSLSAAQRIYFENQKVTLPNETPRSNVRSDFLVAASAALTDTLSTDLAAQYNPYDNRWSRALVSTRWSPQRLTTVALSYRYQRDPQPGVYYQPQGQNQVSLAVQWPFTKRWYGVGRVDYSLRSGPSSTVANLNDSPRVTQAIAGLEYKGDCCWVGRVVYQRYAVSAKDANSAVFFQLELTGLGSLGTDPMTLLNRSIPGYSRITPPVPNGTTFERYE; the protein is encoded by the coding sequence GTGCGCAAGGTTCGGTGGTTGATCCTATCTGCTGTCAGCGTTGCCGGGGCCGCTCAGGCCCAGGGCAGCCAAGGGACGGCCGCGTCAGCAACGCCCGCCGCTTCGGCGCCCGTGCTGCGCACGTCCCCCGGCCTGAGGCTGCACAGCCTGCCGGACGGCAATATTCCCGCTTATCTCGAAGCCGATTCAATCGACGGCGATCCGGACTCCGACCTGACCCTGACCGGCAACGCGCAGGTGCGCCGTATCGACGGCGTCATCAAGGGCGACCGCATCAATTACCGCAAGGACAGCGGCGAGGTCGACGTCGAGGGCAGCGCGCGCATGATGCGCGACGGCACCCTGGTGACCGGTCCGCGGGCCAAGTTCAACGTCGACAAGTACACGGGCGAGATCGAGAAGCCGAATTTCTGGATGGGCGCCACCGGCGGCTTCGCCGTCGCCGAGCACGCGGATATCTTCAGCAAGTCGCAGATGCGGCTGCACACCGTGACCTACAGCGGCTGCAACTGCGAGAAGCCGTCGTGGTACATCAAGGCCACCACGGTCGACGTCGATTTCGACGAGAACGAAGGCGTGGCGCGCAACGGCGTGCTGTATTTCAAGGACGTGCCGATCCTGGCCTCGCCCTACATGACCTTCCCGGTCAAGAAGGAGCGCAAGTCGGGCTTCCTGGTGCCGACCTACGGGACGACCAGCCAGGGTGGCCTGGACATCTCGATTCCGTACTACTTCAACCTGGCGCCGAATTACGACCTGACCTTGCAGCCGCGGTATTTTTCCAAGCGCGGTACACAGCTGGGCGGCGAGTTCCGCTATATGGGGTGGGCCTATAACGGCACGCTGGTCGGCACCTATCTGCCGAACGACCAGATCCGCGACCGGGATCGCTGGATGTTCCGTTGGACGCATCAGCAGGTATTGGGCAATGGCTTCTATACCGATTGGGATTACGCCAAGGTATCGGACAACAACTACTTCCGCGATATTTCCCAACTGGGCCTGAACCAGGCTTCCACGACCTACCTGCCGCAGCGCGGCCGGGTCGGTTGGAGTTCGAATTACTGGAGTACCTACGTCCAGGTCTACAAGTATCAGACCTTGCAGGATCCGGACGCGCCGCTGATTCCGCCCTACGACAAGGTGCCTGAACTCTATCTGCGCGGCGCACGCTACGATTGGGGCGGCTTTGACGTCGACTGGACGTCCACCGCCGTGCGTTTCCGCCAGCCCCTGGTCAGCTCGGTGCGCTATGGTCCGGATGGCGATCGCCTGCAGTCCTATCCCACGATTTCCTATCCGATCGTCCGGCCGGGCTGGTTCATCGTGCCTAAGGCAGGCGTGAATTTCACGCAGTACCAGACGAATTGGTATCGCACCGATTGGCCCGGCATGCCCGGGTCGTCGAATTTCCCGCGCGGCGCGTCGCGCACGGTGCCGATCTTCTCGGTGGATGCCGGTCTGGTGTTCGACCGTGAAACCACGCTGTTCGGCAAATCGTCCATTCAGACGCTGGAGCCGCGGCTGTACTATCTCAGGGTGCCGTACCGGGATCAAAGCCGCTTGCCGGTGTTCGACACATCGCTGGCCGATTTCAGTTTCTCGCAGGCGTTCGAAGAGAATACGTACACCGGCGGCTGGGACCGCATCGCGAACGCGGATCAGGTGACCGCGGCATTGACGACGCGCTGGCTGGATGCGAACACCGGGTTCGAGCGCCTGTCCCTGTCGGCGGCTCAACGCATCTATTTCGAGAACCAGAAAGTCACGCTGCCCAATGAGACGCCGCGCAGCAACGTGCGGTCGGACTTCCTGGTGGCCGCCAGCGCTGCCCTGACCGACACGTTGAGCACCGACTTGGCCGCTCAATACAATCCCTATGACAACCGCTGGTCGCGCGCCTTGGTGAGCACGCGCTGGTCGCCTCAGCGGCTGACGACGGTCGCGTTGTCCTATCGTTACCAGCGCGACCCGCAGCCCGGGGTCTATTACCAGCCGCAGGGTCAGAACCAGGTCAGCTTGGCCGTGCAGTGGCCGTTCACTAAGCGCTGGTATGGCGTGGGCCGGGTCGATTATTCCCTGCGCTCCGGGCCGAGCTCGACCGTGGCGAACCTGAACGACTCTCCCCGCGTCACCCAGGCCATCGCCGGCCTGGAATACAAGGGTGATTGCTGCTGGGTGGGCCGCGTGGTCTATCAGCGTTACGCGGTGTCGGCCAAGGACGCCAACTCCGCCGTGTTCTTCCAGCTTGAGTTGACAGGCCTGGGTTCCCTCGGAACCGACCCGATGACCCTGCTGAACAGAAGTATCCCCGGCTACAGCCGCATTACCCCGCCTGTGCCGAACGGGACCACATTTGAAAGGTATGAATGA
- a CDS encoding peptidylprolyl isomerase, whose amino-acid sequence MMRRLHSLRRLSGSALLLALCAGLPAAHAAESAGKGGGKPAAAQKSAAPAQSEQFVDGIAAVVDKDVITLRELHEASLRIAGDLKARGIQVPDGQTLQHQVLQRLIMERVQRHEADRMGIRVDDAQVDQATQAIAARNKIGVDQLRKEIEKSGVSWDSYRKSLRDEIRMDRLRQRAVDSNIVISDAEVDAFLRDQRRNPAFAAQTQAEPQPQPQAQPEPAPEQAAVPSGPMLYALAQILVRVPEGSSPEQLTALRKKAEGLLARAKRGDDFASLAAASSDGPEALQGGVMGVRPLDGWPDLFVKAVGNLQKGQVSALIQSGNGFHIIKVLDRGTAQPAPARTARAPAPAQAPQPKSQPQRQPASTQVTQTRARHILIKTSTVMSDQLARQRLEQVRQRLVAGDAKFEDMARQYSQDSTAPQGGELGWLNPGETVPPFESAMNALQPGEISQPVQSPFGWHLIQVEERRQHDATDEMARMKARQILFERRAQPAFEDWLDQLRAQAYVDNRLEKQQRIQQNNR is encoded by the coding sequence ATGATGCGTAGGTTGCACTCCTTGCGCCGCCTGTCCGGCAGCGCCTTGCTGTTGGCCCTTTGCGCCGGCTTGCCGGCTGCTCATGCGGCGGAGTCCGCTGGCAAGGGCGGCGGCAAGCCCGCCGCCGCGCAAAAAAGCGCGGCGCCCGCGCAGTCCGAGCAGTTCGTCGATGGCATTGCCGCCGTCGTCGACAAGGACGTGATCACGCTGCGCGAACTGCATGAAGCGTCGCTGCGCATCGCCGGCGACCTGAAGGCGCGCGGCATCCAGGTGCCTGACGGCCAGACGTTGCAGCACCAGGTGCTGCAGCGTCTCATCATGGAACGCGTGCAGCGCCACGAGGCCGACCGCATGGGCATCCGCGTGGATGACGCGCAGGTGGACCAGGCCACCCAAGCCATCGCGGCGCGCAACAAGATCGGCGTGGACCAGCTGCGCAAGGAAATCGAAAAATCGGGCGTGTCCTGGGATAGCTATCGCAAGTCCCTGCGCGACGAGATCCGCATGGACCGCCTGCGCCAGCGCGCCGTCGATTCCAACATCGTGATTTCGGATGCGGAAGTCGATGCCTTCCTGCGCGACCAGCGCCGCAACCCGGCGTTCGCCGCGCAGACGCAGGCCGAACCCCAGCCTCAGCCGCAGGCGCAGCCGGAACCCGCGCCGGAGCAGGCGGCGGTGCCCAGCGGGCCGATGCTGTATGCGCTCGCGCAGATCCTGGTGCGTGTGCCTGAAGGTTCATCGCCTGAGCAGTTGACCGCGTTGCGCAAGAAGGCCGAGGGCCTGCTGGCCCGCGCCAAGCGCGGCGACGATTTCGCCAGCCTCGCGGCCGCGTCCTCCGACGGTCCCGAGGCGCTGCAGGGCGGCGTCATGGGCGTGCGTCCGCTGGACGGCTGGCCCGACCTGTTCGTCAAGGCGGTCGGCAATCTGCAGAAGGGCCAGGTCAGCGCCCTGATCCAGAGTGGCAACGGCTTCCACATCATCAAGGTGCTGGACCGCGGCACCGCGCAGCCGGCTCCGGCCCGCACCGCCCGCGCGCCCGCGCCTGCCCAAGCGCCGCAGCCGAAGTCCCAGCCGCAGCGGCAGCCGGCATCCACGCAGGTCACGCAAACCCGCGCGCGCCACATCCTGATCAAGACGTCCACGGTCATGAGCGACCAGCTGGCGCGTCAACGCCTGGAACAGGTGCGCCAACGCCTGGTGGCGGGCGATGCCAAGTTCGAAGACATGGCGCGTCAATATTCGCAGGACTCGACCGCGCCGCAGGGCGGTGAGCTGGGTTGGCTGAATCCCGGCGAAACCGTGCCGCCGTTCGAATCGGCGATGAATGCGTTGCAGCCTGGCGAAATCAGCCAGCCGGTGCAATCGCCGTTCGGCTGGCACCTGATCCAGGTCGAGGAGCGCCGCCAGCATGACGCGACCGACGAAATGGCGCGCATGAAGGCCCGCCAGATCCTGTTCGAGCGTCGCGCCCAGCCCGCCTTCGAGGATTGGCTGGACCAGTTGCGCGCCCAGGCCTACGTGGATAACCGCCTGGAAAAGCAACAGCGCATCCAACAGAACAACCGCTAG
- the rsmA gene encoding 16S rRNA (adenine(1518)-N(6)/adenine(1519)-N(6))-dimethyltransferase RsmA, translated as MSQHQARKRFGQNFLTDDSVVESIVRAVAPARGDAVVEIGPGLSALTRPLLERLDRLTVVEIDRDLAARLRKQFEADRLTVVEADALTVDFAQFGPGLRVVGNLPYNISSPLLFHLMASADHIRDQHFMLQREVIDRMVAEPGSSDYSRLSVMLQSRYRMHKLFDVPPEAFDPPPKVVSAVVRMMPLPGDRLRPVSARAFETVVARAFSQRRKMLRRVLADWAPQVPWEALDIAPTARAEDVSVDRYIRLSDALVAAGVLQAG; from the coding sequence ATGTCTCAACACCAGGCGCGCAAGCGCTTTGGCCAGAACTTCCTGACCGACGACAGCGTCGTCGAGTCCATCGTCCGGGCGGTCGCGCCCGCCCGTGGCGATGCGGTGGTTGAAATCGGGCCCGGCCTGTCCGCGCTCACCCGGCCGCTGCTGGAGCGGCTGGATCGTCTCACGGTGGTCGAGATCGATCGCGATCTGGCCGCGCGGCTGCGCAAGCAGTTCGAGGCCGACCGCCTGACGGTGGTCGAGGCCGACGCGCTGACCGTGGATTTCGCGCAGTTCGGCCCCGGACTGCGCGTGGTCGGCAATCTGCCGTACAACATCTCCAGCCCGCTGCTGTTCCACCTCATGGCCTCGGCCGACCACATCCGCGACCAGCATTTCATGCTGCAACGGGAAGTGATCGACCGCATGGTGGCCGAGCCCGGCTCCAGCGACTACAGCCGCCTGTCGGTGATGCTGCAATCGCGCTACCGCATGCACAAGCTGTTCGACGTGCCGCCCGAGGCCTTCGACCCGCCGCCCAAGGTGGTGTCGGCGGTCGTGCGCATGATGCCCCTGCCCGGGGACCGCCTGCGTCCCGTCAGCGCCAGGGCGTTCGAGACGGTGGTGGCGCGGGCGTTTTCCCAGCGTCGCAAGATGCTGCGCCGCGTGCTGGCGGACTGGGCGCCCCAGGTGCCCTGGGAAGCGCTGGACATCGCGCCCACGGCGCGCGCCGAGGACGTGTCGGTGGACCGGTATATCCGCCTGTCCGACGCGCTGGTCGCGGCGGGCGTGCTGCAGGCCGGCTGA